In Lates calcarifer isolate ASB-BC8 linkage group LG21, TLL_Latcal_v3, whole genome shotgun sequence, a single window of DNA contains:
- the LOC108900816 gene encoding histone H2A, translating to MSGRGKKTVPKPKSAVSRSSRAGITFPVGRIHRLLRKGNYAERVGTGSAVYLSAVLEYLCAEILELAGNASRDNKKQRIAPRHILLAVKNDEELNKLLAGVTISDGGVIPNIHATLLPKKTKLPKDDSSAQDVQSQEF from the coding sequence ATGTCTGGCCGTGGGAAGAAAACTGTACCCAAACCAAAATCTGCAGTGTCCCGGTCTTCCAGGGCAGGGATCACTTTCCCAGTAGGCCGCATCCACAGGCTGCTCAGGAAGGGAAACTACGCAGAGCGGGTTGGCACTGGCTCTGCAGTGTACCTCTCAGCCGTCCTGGAATACCTTTGTGCTGAAATCCTGGAGCTGGCAGGAAACGCCAGCCGTGACAACAAGAAGCAACGCATTGCTCCACGCCACATCTTGTTGGCGGTGAAAAACGACGAGGAGCTCAACAAACTGCTGGCGGGCGTCACCATATCAGACGGTGGTGTCATCCCAAATATCCATGCAACTCTTCTCCCCAAGAAGACGAAGTTGCCTAAGGATGATAGCTCTGCTCAAGATGTTCAGTCTCAAgagttttaa